Within the Flavobacterium sp. 9R genome, the region TAATTCTTCCAACTGAGATACTGCTTTTTGCTTATCGTCTTGGTAGGTTATTCCTATCCATTTTTCGTCAGTGGTAAGTACAGTTATTTGATAAATACCTTTTTCAATTATAGCAGTAACAACATTTGGTAGCTGATATTCTAGCTTTATATTTTGCTGCCATTTTTGGATAAAGTCAACCAAGTCATTGTCTAAGAAATCAAAAATTTCAGTAGTAAAGCCCCACATATTCATTGAGACCAAAGTGTCTTCACTGAGTAGTATGTTTTCTCCATTTGGATTGGGATAAAAAACACCTTCATTGGTTTTGCTAATTTTTTCTCTTTCGATAGAATCTTTCAAAAACCCATTTTCAATATGAATTTCGGCTCGATTTACAGTGCCATTTTCAGATAAGGTTTTCAAGATTGGGAAAACGACTGCACACGGATTTTTGTATTGAACCAAATGGTTAAAAGCTAAAGCAAAGGAGTTTTGACCATAAAAATCATCCGCATTGATTAATAAAAAATTGCCTTTTATGCTATTTCTTGCACACCAAAGGGCATGCGCAGTTCCCCAAGGTTTGGAGTTTTCATAAACAATATTATTTCTTTCTATGAATTTGTCCTGAATAACAAATGAAACAGGCCATTTTAAATGAACCACATATCGCTCATGGAGCATTGGAATCATTGCCTCTTGAACAATCAAGACCACGCTTCCAAAACCAGCTTTAAGGGCATCATTGATAGAATAATCCATTATGATTTCACCATTTGGACCTAATTCGTCGAGCTGTTTCAATCCTCCATAACGAGAACCCAATCCAGCAGCTAAAACTAATAATGTTGGTTTCAAATTAAAGTATTTAATACTATTGTAATTAAAATCGATAACCCAAAGTAATGCCACCACGGCCTACTATTTCTGGACTATTGTCACTGAATAAGTTTCGTCCTATTCCAGCATTTATTTCGAAAACAAATCCTTTTTTGTGAATCCATTTAGAACCGAGTCCAAAACCAAGAGCGAAATCAGTAAAACGATTTTTATCTATTGAACTTAAGTTTCCAGTGTTATCATAATAGTACGTTCTACTATTTATTCCAGTATTAATCATACTAAATCCTTCAATAAAAAAACCACTAGCTGTTTTTTTTCCAAAATAGGCACGATAGAATGGGGTGAAACTAAAAGAAATATCCGATTCATTTTCGTTAATAAAAAAAACAGAAGCACCTAGGGCGGAATCATCAGTTAGTATGCGTTCGTAGGTTACTTCAACAGCACCTAAAACTAAGAATAAAGCGTTTCCCTTAATCTCATTTTTTTTAAAAGTTGACACTTCATTTTCTTGACTATAGCTAGTTAAACTTAAGACGATAGTGCATAAAAGTAATAGTTTTTTCATAAATAGTTTTTTTCAAATGTAAGAAAGAAATTAATTTTTAATTGAAGGAATCGTTAAGTTAATAAAATATTCAAAGTAGATAATTCATTGTATCTATGGTTTAGTTTTGTTGTTTTGAATGATTTTATAACATTTTTCTGTATTTTTATTTTTTCTGTTAACAAATTGAAACTTTCTTTTAACAATACATAAAGGTAAAGTAGGTTTGCTATAACTTTAGGTTTTCTAAAATGCTCTATAGTAAAAGGGTGTTTTTTTTACTATACTTTCTAATTATATTTCAAGGGTTGCCAAATGAGTTTTACGTATGTAATTGTTGATGATTCAAAAGAGGGCGCTTTGCAAACTAAAGGTATTGCAGACGAGTTTCCTGAATTGGTATTCTTAGGAATGGCAAATACACATGTGAATGGGATTGATTTAGTATTGGAAAAAAAGCCTCAACTTGTTTTTTTAGAAATTGACCCGACCGAAAAAAAAAGTTTATTATCGTTAGGCTTTATCAGTGAGTTGCATCGTTTTCTGTCTATTTTACCAGATATAATTATTACTACAAACAAAAAAGATTGGGCTTTAGACGCTATAAATTATGGAGTTTTTGATTATTATACAAAGCCCGTTCAGCCTCAGCAAATGATTAAATCTATTCATAAGTTAAGTAAAAAAGCAGCTCTTGTTTTGCCAAATGAACTTAGTCCATCAGATGGATTAACTGAAAAAATGACTATTCAAGCAACTGTTGCATCAAAACCACTAATCATTTGTATTAAATCCTATGGGGATTATCGTTACATCAATGCAGATGATATTTGTTTTTTTCAAGCCGATAACAATTCTACCGATATTCATTTGAATTCTGGTGAAATGATAACGGCTTTCAAAACGTTAAAACATTTTGAGTCTATTTTAGATTTTCCCTTCATCAGAATCCATAATAGTTACATCGTAAATCGAAATTATATATCGCGAATTCAAGCGGGTAACTCTTTGTGTTTCATAAGAAATAGCTTAAAAAAAATACCTTTTTCAAGGTCCTATAAATCCAATATTGACTTGATTATTTCGGAGTTTTCAAAGGGCAACTATCTGGAAATCTGACAATCAGTTAGTTTGCTTTGTATTGAATAGTACTTGCTAACGAATGGCTATATTCTACCAAAAACAGGGTTTTTGTGTGGGAAAAAAGTGGTGTGGCTGCTTAGATTTACAAAACATTTCCGCAAGAAAGTGGAAAAAAAAGTAAAATCTATACAAAAACATAAAGCCACAAATTATGAAAAACGCAATCTTAACTATCGGATTATTTACATTAGTAATGGGATTAACTTCATTTACTACACCAGAGCAAAAAGCTACAATTGAAAAAGGAATTACAGCTGAAATAAACGGGTCTCAATCTACAGGAGGTAACAAGAAAGTTGATATAAATGGGTCTCAATCTACAGGAGGTAATAAGAAAGTTGATATAAATGGGTCACAATCTACGGGAGGTAATAAAAAAGTAGACTAAAACATCAAAAAACAATATTTTAAAAGCTAACAATTTTTGTTAGCTTTTTTTTTGTCAAATCTTTTTATATTTTTGATGAAATTCAAAAAACTTTGAAATTCAAAAACTTAATAGTTTGTTTTTTTGTTTGTTTTTTTGTCAATTGTTCAAAAAATAAAAAAATTGAATACATTGATGATAAGTTTAGTATAGATAGTCTCAAAGTTTTATTGGAATTAGCTAACAATGATACAATCCCTTTTGTTGTTAAACAAGGTTACAATAAGAAAGCCTTTGATATCCTAGCGGATTATCAAAATGATTCATTAGCAAGAATGAATTTGTTTAAAGTAGCAAACAGATTCTATAATATGGATGATTCATTCAATTACATAAAAACAGTTGAATTTGTATTAAAGAATTCTTTAGAGGCTAAAGATACATTGAGTTTAGCGAAAGCATATGCATATAAAGGGGACTATTTCGGAACAAGATTAATTTCAGATAGTGCATTTTTGAATTATTACAAATCTGAAAAATTGTATTTAATTAAAAATGATTTGTACAATGTTGCAAGAACAAGATTGAATAAAGCTAATTTACAATATGCTGAAAGCGATTTGTTAGGAAGTGAAAAATCTGTTTTTAATGCTTTAAGAATTTTAAAATATCAAAAAGCTAATGATTTATTGTATGAGTTATACAACTTATTAGGCATTTTATATAATGATTTAGAAGAATATGATAAATCTATTGACTATCATACTAAAGCACTAGCTAATGCTACTGATGATAAAATCCCTTCAGTTTATCAATCAAGAGCTACTTCTTTAAATAACATCGGTTATGTTTATCAAAATTTAAAAAATTATCAAAAAGCTCAAGAATACTATCAAGAAGGTTTAAGACAAAAAAATCTAAAATACGATAAGCCTTCTTTGTATGCCATGCTCTTGGATAATTTGGCTTACTCCCGATTTAGGCTTAGGGAAGATGATGAACTTCCAGGATTGTTTTTAAAATCCTTAAAATTAAGAGATAGTCTGAAACTAACTTCAGGTATTGTAGCGAACAAAATCCACCTTTCAGAATACTACAGTTACAAAAATGACGATGCGAAGGCCGTTCAGTATGCAAGAGAGGCATTGACTTCTGCGAGAAATGATAAAAACTTCAGAAATGTATTGGTCGCTCTTAAACAGATGGGTGTAGTAGAACCCCAAAACGCGACACTTTATTCTAGAGAATACATTCACATCAATGACAGTCTTCAAAAAGCCGAACGAAAAATGGGTGAAAAATTCTCCCGAATTGAGTATGAAACGGATGTTATAAAAAGCGAAAACACTGATTTGGTCGTTCAAAATCGAAATTTATTCTATGTTTTTAGTATTCTCACCTTGATAGGGGTTTTTACTTTTGTTTTTGTCTCCCAACGCAATAAACATAGAGAGTTAATGTTTAAAGAACAGCAACAAATTGCTAATGCTGAAATTTACAATCTGATGATATCTCAGCAAAAAACAATAGAAGAAAACAGAGCAAAAGAAAAAAAACGAGTTGCAAGGGAGTTACATGATGGCGTTTTGGGCAAAATATTTGGTGTTCGAATGAATCTGGATACGATGAACACTGCTCAAGATCAACATGCGATTAAAAGCAGATTAGAATATTTAGCAGAATTAAAGCAGATTGAACAAGACATTCGAGAAATTTCCCATGATTTGAATAGAGAAAACACCGAATTAATTAATAACTTCGTAGTGATTCTAAATAATCTTATTGAGAATCAAAGAAAAGCGTTCAAAACAAAATTAAATTTTACTCTTGATAAGAATATTGACTGGGCTAATGTTTCAAATGAAGTCAAAATTAACTTATACAGAATGCTTCAAGAAGCCTTGCAAAACTGTAATAAATATGCAAAAGCTTCTTTGATAGCTGTTGATTTCAAAAAAGAAAGTAATCCAGAGCACCTAAAGTTATGTATTGCAGATGATGGAATAGGATTTAATTTGAAAAGAGCCAAGAAAGGAATTGGTCTCCAAAACATAGCATTTAGAACCAAAGAGTGTAAGGGTAAATTAGAAATAAAAACAAAACCAGGCGAAGGAACGCAACTTATTATTGAAGTCCCCATTGAAAACCCAAATAACCAAACTTAATCAATTCATACAATGCCCCAAGAATTTACAGTAATTAAAAAAAATATCCTTATTGTTGATGATCATCCTTTCATCATTCAAGGATATAAGAATGCCATAACTCGATATCGTCCTACCGAATATGAGTTTTTGATTGATCAAGCCAAAGATTGTCAATCAGGCTATGAGGTGATTGTTAATCCGGAATCACCTTCTTTTGATATCGCCTTTTTGGATATAAGTATGCCTGCTTATGTAGAAAAAGGAATTTTATCTGGTGAAGATTTAGCAATTGTACTTATGGAACGTATGCCTAAATGCAAAATTGTTTTGCTTACCATGTTTACAGAAAAATTAAAAATCAATACCATTCTAAAAAATATTAATCCAAATGGATTGATAATTAAAAATGACTTAACCTTTGATGAATTGCTTTTTGCATTTGATAGAGTAATCAAAAATGAAAAGTATTACAGTCAGTCAGTTTTGGAAATGCTAAGCCAAATGCAACATGTTCCTATCGAAATTGATCAGTTTGATAAAAAGATTTTGTTCCAATTGTCAAAAGGAACTAAGGTTGCTGATATTCCACAATACGTACCTATTTCTTCAAGCGCTATAAAAAGGAGAATGGAAGACTTGAAAGTGCTTTTAGAACTCAAAGATCGTTCTGATGAAGAGTTGGTAAAAGTGGCTAAGTCCAAAGGTTTACTGCTATAGTTTGAAAACACTTGCATAAAAAAAGACACCTTAGGTGTCTTTTTTTGTGATATTAATCTTCTTTGTCATTCATTTTTCGTTCCAGTTCAGCTTGGTATTCTTCCATAACTGGTTTCATAGTACTTTCTGGAATATCTTCAATTCGAATATAAATTAATCCATCAATTGCATTGTTAAAAAGCGGATCAACGTTAAAGGCTACCAGTCTTGCGTTTTGTTTGATATATTTTTTGATTAATACAGGAAGACGCAATACGCCTGGTTCTAGTTCGTCAATGATTTTATCAAATTTGTTCAAATCAGCATCGGTTTCATTAAAAACAAAATCCTTATCAGCATCCTTTAGTTTTACTTTGTATTCTTTTTTAGGATGCACGTATTGTGCGATGTACGGGTCATAATAGTGGGATTTCATGAACTCAATCATTAACGATTTTGAAAAATCAGAAAATTGATTACTTATACTCACCCCACCAAGTAAATACTTGTGCTCAGGATAATGCAAGGTCGTATGAATAATTCCGCGCCATAACAAAAACAAAGGCATTGGTTTTTGTTGGTATTCTTTGATGATAAAAGCACGCCCCATTTCGATTGATTTATGAAGCATATCATGCAATTCCGGCTCAAAACGGAACAATCCATTCAGGTAAAAACCGTCCATGCCGTATTTTGGGTAAATCTCACAACCCAATCCCATACGATAAGCACCAGCAATTTTGTTTGTCTCATCATCCCACAAAAAGAGGTGACGATAATATTGATCGTATTTGTCTAAATCTATAGATTCGTTGGTTCCTTCTCCTACCTCTCTAAAAGTGATTTCTCTTAATCGACCTATTTCATGTAGAATATTTGGAATGTCTTTTGCCTTAGCAAAAAAGACTTCATAGTTTTTACTTTGCAACAAGCGGCAATCCAAAGTTCTAAGATTTTCGACCTCACGAATCATTTTTTCACTACTAGCAGGCGTAACGATTTTCTTAGGGCTTTTGTGTCCTTTAAGCGGATTGGTATTCAGGAAATTATTGTCTTTTTCGAAAGGATTAGCCAACATATAGGTTTTCTTTCTCAAGAATTCTGAGTATTCTTCAATAGACTCGTACTCATTTTGTTCGGCTACTGATATCGGTTTACCAATACGAACTTTGATGACTCTTTTTTTCTGAGTTAACAATTCCGAAGGCAATTTAGCCGTTCTTAGGGTGTCGTTTATCTTCGATAAGAAGTAAAATAATTTACTGTTTTTGGCATGAAAGTAAATAGGTACCACTGGCACTTGCGCTTTTCGAATCACTTTTAATGCGCCTTCTTCCCATGGTTTGTCTACCATCAATTTGCCATCTTTATAGGTAGAAACTTCACCTGCTGGGAACATTCCCAGTGGTTTTCCGTCTTTCAAGTGACGCAACGTTTCTTTTATTCCAACTACACTCGATTTGGCATCTTTGTGGTTTTCAAAAGGATTAACCGGCATGATGTAAGGCTTCATGGGGTCAATGCGGTGCAATAAAAAATTGGCAATAATTTTAAAATTAGGCTCTTTTTCGAGCATTAATTTCAATAGCAATATGCCATCAATTCCTCCAAGAGGATGATTCGAAATCGTAATATATGCACCATCCTTTGGTAGTCGTTTGAAGTCTTCTTTTGGAATTTCAAATTTAATTTGAAACTCATCCAATATAGCATTTAAGAATACAACATCACTCAAATGTTTATTCCTGTCGTAGATTTTGTTTAACGTAGAGATTTTTAAAACTTTCATCAGCAACCAACCCGAGAAAGTACCAAAAACGCCGTACTTATCCGTATTTATTGCTTTTGCAACTTCTTTTGCGGTAACTAAACCCATTTCTTTATTGTTTTAAAGCAAGACGCAAAGATAGAAAAAAAGGCTAATTTATTTGGGTTTTGTCAAACAAACTTCCACTTTTTTACTACTTTTGAATTCCGCAAAAATCTTAGTTTTTTATCCGAAAATTGAACTAAAAATAAGGGAAAAACAGCTATTTTTTCATTTATTTATAAAGAAATTTAATACGTCACCTCAATGAAAATCATCTCTTACAACGTAAACGGAATTCGCGCTGCCATCACCAAAGGGTTTTTAGAATGGTTGCAACAAGCCAATCCCGATGTTATTTGCCTTCAAGAAATAAAAGCCAACGAAGACCAAATACCCGTAGCCGATATTGAAAAAGCAGGGTATCCTTACCAATATTATTTCTCGGCTACCAAAAAAGGCTATTCTGGCGTAGCCATTTTGTCCAAAATAAAACCCAATGCAATAACTTACGGAACCGGAATTGAGCACATGGATTACGAAGGACGCAACCTCAGAGTTGATTTCGATGATTGCTCTGTGATGAGCTTGTACTTGCCTTCAGGAACCAACATCGACAGATTGGACCATAAATTTAAGTACATGGATGATTTTCACGATTACATCAACCAACTAAAAAAAGACATTCCTAACCTCATTATTTGTGGCGATTACAACATTTGTCACAAGCCTATCGATATTCACGACCCCATTCGCAACAAAAACGTTTCGGGTTTCCTTCCTGAGGAGCGCGCGTGGTTAGATAAATTTATTAATTCAGGATTCATCGACAGTTTCCGTCATTTCAATCAAGAGCCCCATCAGTATTCGTGGTGGAGTTACAGAGCAGGAGCCCGCGGCAATAACAAAGGCTGGCGCATCGATTACAATTTGGTGAGCGACTCCTTACAACATAAACTCAAAAGAGCCGTTATTCTACCAGATGCTATGCACTCCGATCATTGCCCTATTTTGGTAGAAATCGAATAATTTTTAGGAGCTAATCCTGCTGTCCACTATATCTTGCTTGGCGAACCCCGCCAAGCAAGGATGCCGTTCCCATCAGGGCTAGGGCATAGGACATCAAACAATCATCTTACATAAAATTAATATAGTTTAAATTCAACCCCATGATTAAAAAAACCTTCCTTGGACTCACATTACTGCTTTTAGCCAGTTCCTGCGTGTCCAAAAAAATCTACAACGAGCTAGAAAA harbors:
- a CDS encoding LytTR family DNA-binding domain-containing protein translates to MSFTYVIVDDSKEGALQTKGIADEFPELVFLGMANTHVNGIDLVLEKKPQLVFLEIDPTEKKSLLSLGFISELHRFLSILPDIIITTNKKDWALDAINYGVFDYYTKPVQPQQMIKSIHKLSKKAALVLPNELSPSDGLTEKMTIQATVASKPLIICIKSYGDYRYINADDICFFQADNNSTDIHLNSGEMITAFKTLKHFESILDFPFIRIHNSYIVNRNYISRIQAGNSLCFIRNSLKKIPFSRSYKSNIDLIISEFSKGNYLEI
- a CDS encoding DUF3575 domain-containing protein, translated to MKKLLLLCTIVLSLTSYSQENEVSTFKKNEIKGNALFLVLGAVEVTYERILTDDSALGASVFFINENESDISFSFTPFYRAYFGKKTASGFFIEGFSMINTGINSRTYYYDNTGNLSSIDKNRFTDFALGFGLGSKWIHKKGFVFEINAGIGRNLFSDNSPEIVGRGGITLGYRF
- a CDS encoding response regulator — its product is MPQEFTVIKKNILIVDDHPFIIQGYKNAITRYRPTEYEFLIDQAKDCQSGYEVIVNPESPSFDIAFLDISMPAYVEKGILSGEDLAIVLMERMPKCKIVLLTMFTEKLKINTILKNINPNGLIIKNDLTFDELLFAFDRVIKNEKYYSQSVLEMLSQMQHVPIEIDQFDKKILFQLSKGTKVADIPQYVPISSSAIKRRMEDLKVLLELKDRSDEELVKVAKSKGLLL
- a CDS encoding tetratricopeptide repeat-containing sensor histidine kinase codes for the protein MELANNDTIPFVVKQGYNKKAFDILADYQNDSLARMNLFKVANRFYNMDDSFNYIKTVEFVLKNSLEAKDTLSLAKAYAYKGDYFGTRLISDSAFLNYYKSEKLYLIKNDLYNVARTRLNKANLQYAESDLLGSEKSVFNALRILKYQKANDLLYELYNLLGILYNDLEEYDKSIDYHTKALANATDDKIPSVYQSRATSLNNIGYVYQNLKNYQKAQEYYQEGLRQKNLKYDKPSLYAMLLDNLAYSRFRLREDDELPGLFLKSLKLRDSLKLTSGIVANKIHLSEYYSYKNDDAKAVQYAREALTSARNDKNFRNVLVALKQMGVVEPQNATLYSREYIHINDSLQKAERKMGEKFSRIEYETDVIKSENTDLVVQNRNLFYVFSILTLIGVFTFVFVSQRNKHRELMFKEQQQIANAEIYNLMISQQKTIEENRAKEKKRVARELHDGVLGKIFGVRMNLDTMNTAQDQHAIKSRLEYLAELKQIEQDIREISHDLNRENTELINNFVVILNNLIENQRKAFKTKLNFTLDKNIDWANVSNEVKINLYRMLQEALQNCNKYAKASLIAVDFKKESNPEHLKLCIADDGIGFNLKRAKKGIGLQNIAFRTKECKGKLEIKTKPGEGTQLIIEVPIENPNNQT
- a CDS encoding exodeoxyribonuclease III, producing the protein MKIISYNVNGIRAAITKGFLEWLQQANPDVICLQEIKANEDQIPVADIEKAGYPYQYYFSATKKGYSGVAILSKIKPNAITYGTGIEHMDYEGRNLRVDFDDCSVMSLYLPSGTNIDRLDHKFKYMDDFHDYINQLKKDIPNLIICGDYNICHKPIDIHDPIRNKNVSGFLPEERAWLDKFINSGFIDSFRHFNQEPHQYSWWSYRAGARGNNKGWRIDYNLVSDSLQHKLKRAVILPDAMHSDHCPILVEIE
- a CDS encoding sugar phosphate nucleotidyltransferase produces the protein MKPTLLVLAAGLGSRYGGLKQLDELGPNGEIIMDYSINDALKAGFGSVVLIVQEAMIPMLHERYVVHLKWPVSFVIQDKFIERNNIVYENSKPWGTAHALWCARNSIKGNFLLINADDFYGQNSFALAFNHLVQYKNPCAVVFPILKTLSENGTVNRAEIHIENGFLKDSIEREKISKTNEGVFYPNPNGENILLSEDTLVSMNMWGFTTEIFDFLDNDLVDFIQKWQQNIKLEYQLPNVVTAIIEKGIYQITVLTTDEKWIGITYQDDKQKAVSQLEELHNLGVYSNPLWKH
- a CDS encoding lysophospholipid acyltransferase family protein, producing MGLVTAKEVAKAINTDKYGVFGTFSGWLLMKVLKISTLNKIYDRNKHLSDVVFLNAILDEFQIKFEIPKEDFKRLPKDGAYITISNHPLGGIDGILLLKLMLEKEPNFKIIANFLLHRIDPMKPYIMPVNPFENHKDAKSSVVGIKETLRHLKDGKPLGMFPAGEVSTYKDGKLMVDKPWEEGALKVIRKAQVPVVPIYFHAKNSKLFYFLSKINDTLRTAKLPSELLTQKKRVIKVRIGKPISVAEQNEYESIEEYSEFLRKKTYMLANPFEKDNNFLNTNPLKGHKSPKKIVTPASSEKMIREVENLRTLDCRLLQSKNYEVFFAKAKDIPNILHEIGRLREITFREVGEGTNESIDLDKYDQYYRHLFLWDDETNKIAGAYRMGLGCEIYPKYGMDGFYLNGLFRFEPELHDMLHKSIEMGRAFIIKEYQQKPMPLFLLWRGIIHTTLHYPEHKYLLGGVSISNQFSDFSKSLMIEFMKSHYYDPYIAQYVHPKKEYKVKLKDADKDFVFNETDADLNKFDKIIDELEPGVLRLPVLIKKYIKQNARLVAFNVDPLFNNAIDGLIYIRIEDIPESTMKPVMEEYQAELERKMNDKED
- a CDS encoding 3-oxoacyl-ACP reductase; the protein is MKNAILTIGLFTLVMGLTSFTTPEQKATIEKGITAEINGSQSTGGNKKVDINGSQSTGGNKKVDINGSQSTGGNKKVD